The following proteins are encoded in a genomic region of Necator americanus strain Aroian chromosome II, whole genome shotgun sequence:
- a CDS encoding hypothetical protein (NECATOR_CHRII.G8781.T2) — MPDICNISFNKKMTSTKQFFRRHQHYGVFFVNPRVLQDGNRSDLKKCDRFSVPVVECNSSCFSLNVTSLHAKDREVLPFGTAHGCSQYVISEDIEDHSGCFKKDILLRTIPPYVVQAEYCNCDGDLCNSISYIVPVPPQRTSSGKHHFYVNNVKNPDNAVSFAFPSFLLVLYLFTQGP, encoded by the exons ATGCCTGatatttgcaatatatctttcaacaaaaaaa TGACTTCGACCAAGCAATTCTTCAGACGTCATCAG CATTATGGCGTGTTTTTTGTTAACCCTCGTGTACTACAGGATGGGAATCGCAGCGATTTGAAGAAATGTGACAG GTTCAGCGTCCCTGTGGTGGAGTGCAACAGCAGTTGTTTTTCTCTGAACGTCACCTCACTTCATGCTAAGGATCGCGAGGTTCTGCCATTCG GAACTGCTCATGGGTGCTCGCAATATGTGATAAGTGAAGATATCGAAGATCATTCCGGTTGCTTCAAGAAGGACATTCTACTCAG GACCATTCCGCCATACGTTGTACAAGCAGAATACTGTAACTGTGATGGAGATCTTTGCAATAGCATAAGCTATATAGTCCCAGTCCCGCCTCAACGAACCTCTTCGGGAAAACATCACTTCTACGTGAACAATGTAAAAAATCCGGATAATGCAGTTTCTTTCGCCTTCCCGTCATTTCTTCTAGTGTTGTACCTTTTCACTCAAGGACCTTAA
- a CDS encoding hypothetical protein (NECATOR_CHRII.G8781.T1): protein MDLVILLYSLLVKVATVTSVKHCYQCSDANIETHYGVFFVNPRVLQDGNRSDLKKCDRFSVPVVECNSSCFSLNVTSLHAKDREVLPFGTAHGCSQYVISEDIEDHSGCFKKDILLRTIPPYVVQAEYCNCDGDLCNSISYIVPVPPQRTSSGKHHFYVNNVKNPDNAVSFAFPSFLLVLYLFTQGP, encoded by the exons ATGGACTTGGTTATATTGCTTTATTCCCTATTGGTAAAAGTAGCAACAGTGACTTCTGTCAAGCATTGCTATCAATGCTCGGATGCGAATATTGAGACC CATTATGGCGTGTTTTTTGTTAACCCTCGTGTACTACAGGATGGGAATCGCAGCGATTTGAAGAAATGTGACAG GTTCAGCGTCCCTGTGGTGGAGTGCAACAGCAGTTGTTTTTCTCTGAACGTCACCTCACTTCATGCTAAGGATCGCGAGGTTCTGCCATTCG GAACTGCTCATGGGTGCTCGCAATATGTGATAAGTGAAGATATCGAAGATCATTCCGGTTGCTTCAAGAAGGACATTCTACTCAG GACCATTCCGCCATACGTTGTACAAGCAGAATACTGTAACTGTGATGGAGATCTTTGCAATAGCATAAGCTATATAGTCCCAGTCCCGCCTCAACGAACCTCTTCGGGAAAACATCACTTCTACGTGAACAATGTAAAAAATCCGGATAATGCAGTTTCTTTCGCCTTCCCGTCATTTCTTCTAGTGTTGTACCTTTTCACTCAAGGACCTTAA